In the genome of Flavobacteriales bacterium, one region contains:
- a CDS encoding dihydroorotase, translating into MMPTLIKNAIIINEGESYLGGVVISDDTIAAVYRGDAPPEEWMRRQPDVRDANGLHLLPGAIDDQVHFREPGLTHKADLTTESRAAVAGGITSFMEMPNTVPNTLTQELLEVKYQRAAEVSLANYSFYMGASNDNLDEVLKTDATRVCGVKVFMGSSTGNMLVDDRKTLEGLFAECPTLLAAHCEDEATIRHNMAVYREKYGDVMPASVHPLIRSAEACYKSSSLAVELAVRNNTRFHILHISTEKELSLFDGSKPLTEKRITAEACIHHLWFTDKDYVSKGNFIKWNPAVKTETDRNAVRAALIDNRIDVLATDHAPHTLEEKEQPYMKAPSGGPLVQHALVAALELCRQGVMSPVQLVEKFCHAPAIAFRLRNRGYIRKGYKADLVLVNLNDPWEVNRNNLFYKCGWSPFEGQTFHARVVGTYVNGKLVYDQGTFNEDIRGERLEFDAQR; encoded by the coding sequence ATCATGCCAACGCTGATCAAAAACGCCATCATCATCAACGAAGGTGAATCGTACCTGGGTGGTGTGGTGATATCGGATGATACCATTGCAGCCGTCTACAGGGGCGATGCACCGCCTGAGGAATGGATGCGGCGACAACCGGATGTCAGGGATGCGAACGGACTTCACCTGTTGCCCGGTGCCATTGATGACCAGGTGCATTTCCGGGAACCCGGCCTTACCCACAAAGCCGACCTGACCACAGAGTCCAGGGCTGCCGTTGCCGGTGGAATCACTTCCTTTATGGAAATGCCCAATACGGTGCCCAACACGCTCACACAGGAACTGCTGGAAGTCAAGTATCAGCGGGCCGCAGAAGTGTCGCTCGCCAACTATTCGTTTTACATGGGGGCTTCCAACGATAACCTGGATGAAGTGCTGAAAACCGATGCCACGCGTGTTTGCGGTGTCAAAGTCTTCATGGGGTCATCCACCGGGAACATGCTGGTCGACGACCGCAAAACGCTGGAAGGATTGTTTGCAGAATGCCCCACGTTGCTGGCTGCCCATTGCGAAGACGAGGCCACCATCCGACACAACATGGCTGTTTACAGGGAAAAATACGGCGATGTGATGCCTGCATCGGTGCACCCGTTGATCCGTTCGGCGGAGGCTTGTTATAAATCTTCTTCCCTTGCCGTGGAACTGGCAGTGCGGAACAACACCCGTTTTCACATCCTGCACATATCCACAGAAAAAGAGCTGAGCCTGTTTGATGGATCAAAACCTCTGACCGAAAAGCGTATCACAGCGGAAGCCTGCATTCATCACCTTTGGTTCACCGATAAGGATTACGTGTCGAAAGGCAACTTCATCAAGTGGAATCCGGCTGTAAAAACCGAAACCGACCGCAATGCCGTTCGGGCTGCCCTGATTGACAACCGCATCGATGTACTTGCCACCGACCATGCGCCACATACACTGGAGGAAAAGGAGCAACCTTATATGAAAGCCCCCTCCGGCGGCCCACTGGTGCAACATGCACTTGTGGCGGCTCTGGAGCTGTGCCGGCAAGGGGTGATGTCGCCGGTGCAACTCGTGGAGAAGTTCTGCCACGCTCCTGCCATTGCCTTCCGCCTGCGCAACCGTGGATACATCCGCAAAGGATACAAGGCCGACCTGGTGCTGGTAAACCTGAACGATCCCTGGGAGGTCAACCGAAACAACCTTTTCTATAAATGCGGATGGTCGCCGTTCGAAGGTCAGACTTTTCATGCCCGGGTGGTAGGTACTTATGTGAACGGTAAACTGGTATACGATCAGGGAACGTTCAATGAAGATATCCGGGGCGAACGATTGGAATTTGACGCACAGCGATGA
- the acs gene encoding acetate--CoA ligase has translation MIQKIQTFDAYKEQYEKSVKDPEGYWAGIAETFTWRKKWDKVLEWSFHPFDVKWFLGGKLNITENCLDRHLPARKDQVAFYWEKNNPGDSGETITYGELFERVCRFANMLKSMGAKKGDRICLYMPMTPDLAIATLACARIGAIHSVVFAGFSAKSLADRIQDASCNILITADGAYRGNKTIRLKDICDEALASCPTIQHVIVQKRVGEEVTMTAGRDVWLHDALQGMSADCPPEEMDAEDMLFILYTSGSTGKPKGVVHTTGGYMVYAEYSFRNVFQYEEGQVYWCTADVGWITGHTYMVYGPLLAGATSVLFEGIPTWPDAGRFWQVVDKYKVNIFYTAPTAIRALEAMGTSFVEPYDLSSLKVLGSVGEPINHEAWEWYHKNIGKEKCPIVDTWWQTETGGIMISALAGITPLKPTFATLPLPGVQMMIVDHEGKELKGNPAEGNLCISFPWPSMIRTTYGDHERCRQTYFSTYKNLYFTGDGSRRDEEGYYRITGRVDDVINVSGHRLGTAEIENAINEHASVVESAVVGYPHHIKGQGIYAYVICHHKPEDEQALRKEILAIVTENIGPIAKPDKIQFVSGLPKTRSGKIMRRILRKVAEGDAAHLGDTSTLLDPGVVEEITAGATMVTEGA, from the coding sequence ATGATCCAGAAAATTCAAACTTTCGATGCTTACAAAGAACAGTACGAAAAGAGTGTAAAGGATCCGGAAGGATACTGGGCGGGGATTGCGGAAACCTTTACCTGGCGCAAAAAATGGGATAAGGTGTTGGAATGGAGCTTCCATCCATTTGACGTAAAGTGGTTCCTCGGAGGAAAACTGAACATTACAGAGAATTGCCTTGATCGCCATCTGCCTGCCCGCAAGGATCAGGTGGCATTTTACTGGGAAAAAAATAACCCCGGAGATTCGGGAGAAACCATTACCTACGGTGAGTTGTTCGAGCGCGTATGCCGTTTCGCCAACATGCTGAAATCCATGGGTGCAAAAAAAGGAGACCGGATCTGTCTTTACATGCCCATGACACCTGATCTGGCCATCGCTACCTTAGCATGTGCCCGCATTGGAGCCATTCATTCGGTTGTGTTCGCGGGGTTTTCTGCAAAATCCCTAGCCGACCGCATTCAGGACGCGTCCTGTAATATCCTCATTACTGCTGACGGTGCTTACCGCGGAAACAAGACCATCCGCCTTAAGGATATTTGTGATGAAGCACTTGCTTCTTGTCCCACCATCCAACATGTGATCGTGCAGAAACGTGTAGGTGAGGAGGTGACCATGACAGCCGGACGTGATGTATGGTTGCATGATGCATTACAAGGTATGTCGGCGGATTGTCCACCGGAGGAAATGGATGCCGAAGACATGCTCTTCATCCTATATACATCAGGTTCAACCGGCAAACCCAAAGGTGTGGTGCATACCACCGGCGGATACATGGTGTATGCGGAATACTCATTTCGCAATGTGTTCCAGTATGAAGAAGGTCAGGTATATTGGTGTACGGCCGATGTAGGCTGGATCACAGGCCATACGTATATGGTGTATGGCCCGCTGCTGGCCGGCGCCACCTCCGTGCTCTTCGAAGGCATTCCCACCTGGCCCGATGCCGGAAGGTTCTGGCAGGTGGTCGACAAATACAAGGTGAACATTTTCTATACAGCCCCTACCGCGATCCGTGCGCTTGAAGCCATGGGCACATCGTTTGTAGAACCTTATGACCTGTCTTCACTCAAGGTGTTGGGGTCCGTGGGAGAACCCATTAACCACGAAGCATGGGAGTGGTACCATAAGAACATTGGCAAGGAGAAATGCCCGATTGTGGATACCTGGTGGCAAACCGAAACGGGAGGCATCATGATTTCTGCATTGGCCGGAATCACGCCCCTGAAGCCGACTTTCGCAACACTTCCGCTTCCCGGTGTCCAAATGATGATTGTGGATCACGAAGGAAAGGAATTGAAAGGGAATCCGGCAGAAGGCAATCTGTGCATCAGTTTTCCGTGGCCCTCCATGATCAGGACGACATACGGTGACCATGAACGTTGCCGACAAACGTATTTCTCTACTTATAAAAACCTGTACTTTACGGGTGATGGTTCCAGGCGTGATGAGGAAGGTTACTACCGCATCACCGGCCGCGTAGATGATGTGATCAACGTATCCGGACACCGCTTGGGTACTGCTGAAATCGAAAACGCAATCAATGAACATGCGTCGGTGGTAGAATCGGCCGTGGTAGGATATCCGCATCACATCAAAGGACAGGGAATCTACGCGTACGTCATCTGCCACCACAAACCCGAAGATGAACAGGCTTTAAGAAAAGAGATCCTTGCCATTGTAACTGAAAACATAGGCCCCATCGCAAAACCGGATAAGATCCAGTTTGTTTCGGGCTTGCCCAAGACGCGTTCGGGAAAGATCATGCGACGCATCCTGAGAAAAGTGGCTGAAGGGGATGCCGCCCACCTGGGTGATACCAGTACACTGCTGGATCCGGGTGTGGTGGAAGAAATCACAGCGGGTGCCACGATGGTTACCGAGGGTGCATGA
- a CDS encoding SprB repeat-containing protein, which translates to MTANQIYTVCVSTTYHNCSNPAYICPILNCSGGTCGCILTSGTSKTDVSCNGGSDGTATVTATGGLTPTYLWSNSKTTATITGLTAATYTVTVTSNGGACTTTETVTL; encoded by the coding sequence ATGACGGCTAACCAGATATACACCGTATGCGTATCAACCACCTACCACAACTGTAGCAATCCGGCATATATATGCCCGATCCTGAATTGTTCTGGCGGCACCTGTGGTTGCATCCTCACCTCCGGTACCAGCAAAACCGATGTAAGCTGTAACGGTGGAAGTGATGGTACCGCTACCGTCACTGCCACCGGTGGACTTACCCCCACCTACCTATGGAGCAATTCCAAAACCACGGCCACCATTACCGGCCTTACCGCTGCAACATACACCGTAACCGTAACCTCCAATGGTGGTGCCTGTACAACAACCGAGACCGTCACCTTATGA
- a CDS encoding DinB family protein, with the protein MFDSFYEFYQRDLTKLEEEVLAFPDDDALWKIIGQVSNSGGNLALHLCGNLNHFIGAVLGNTGYVRERDKEFNTKGLSRQEVASEIRTCRETVLQILGSLKGTDVNIPYPVKVFDRDMTIGHFIMHLLGHLSYHLGQINYLRRVLG; encoded by the coding sequence ATGTTTGATTCTTTCTATGAGTTTTATCAGCGCGACCTCACCAAACTGGAAGAAGAGGTGCTTGCTTTTCCGGATGACGATGCGTTGTGGAAGATAATCGGTCAGGTCAGCAACAGTGGAGGCAATCTGGCCCTCCATCTTTGCGGTAACCTGAACCATTTCATCGGTGCGGTCCTGGGCAATACCGGCTATGTGCGTGAGCGCGACAAGGAATTTAATACAAAAGGCCTGAGTCGGCAGGAAGTTGCTTCAGAGATTAGGACATGCCGGGAAACAGTGCTGCAAATCCTCGGGTCACTGAAAGGAACAGACGTAAATATACCATACCCCGTCAAAGTCTTCGACCGCGACATGACCATAGGGCATTTTATCATGCACCTGCTCGGTCACCTGAGTTATCACCTTGGTCAGATCAACTACTTACGGCGTGTGCTGGGTTGA
- a CDS encoding deoxyhypusine synthase family protein, producing the protein MGAITDFIEKHFLHFNAAALKDATDGYIAHLDAGGKMMITLAGAMSTAELGISLAEMIRQDKVQIISCTGANLEEDVFNLVAHDFYKRVPNYRDLSPADEKALLDDGFNRVTDTCIPEEEAFRRLQKHIHQVWTNARDKNERYFPHQYFYQMLTSGVLEQYYQIDPKNSWMLAAAQKNLPIIVPGWEDSTLGNIFASYCLKKELTASVVRSGIEYMEFLAEWYTENSKGKGIGFYQIGGGIAGDFPICVVPMLIQDMEREDTPLWSYFCQISDSTTSYGSYSGAVPNEKITWGKLSVEAPKHIVESDASIVAPLMFAKILGW; encoded by the coding sequence ATGGGTGCCATTACTGACTTTATAGAAAAGCATTTTTTGCATTTCAATGCAGCCGCATTGAAGGATGCCACAGACGGCTATATCGCTCACCTGGATGCGGGTGGTAAGATGATGATCACACTGGCCGGTGCCATGAGCACGGCCGAGTTGGGTATTTCTCTGGCTGAAATGATCAGGCAGGACAAAGTACAGATCATTTCCTGTACCGGGGCCAACCTCGAAGAAGATGTCTTCAACCTGGTCGCGCATGATTTTTACAAGCGTGTGCCCAACTACCGGGACCTTTCACCGGCAGACGAAAAAGCGCTGTTGGATGATGGTTTCAACCGGGTGACCGATACCTGCATTCCGGAAGAGGAAGCTTTCCGGCGTTTGCAAAAACATATCCACCAGGTATGGACTAACGCGAGGGACAAGAACGAACGCTACTTCCCGCACCAGTACTTTTACCAGATGCTGACCAGTGGTGTGCTTGAACAATACTACCAGATTGATCCCAAGAACAGCTGGATGCTTGCCGCAGCACAGAAAAATCTTCCCATTATCGTGCCCGGCTGGGAGGATTCTACATTGGGGAACATTTTTGCCTCCTATTGCCTCAAAAAGGAATTGACCGCTTCGGTGGTCAGATCAGGGATCGAATATATGGAGTTCCTTGCCGAGTGGTATACCGAAAACTCAAAAGGAAAAGGCATAGGTTTCTACCAGATCGGAGGCGGTATTGCCGGCGATTTCCCGATCTGCGTTGTTCCCATGCTTATCCAGGATATGGAGAGGGAAGACACTCCGCTGTGGAGCTATTTCTGCCAGATTTCCGATTCTACCACCAGCTACGGATCCTATTCCGGAGCTGTTCCCAACGAGAAAATCACCTGGGGAAAATTGTCGGTGGAAGCACCCAAACACATTGTTGAATCCGACGCCTCCATTGTGGCACCGCTCATGTTTGCAAAAATCCTGGGCTGGTAA
- a CDS encoding tyrosine--tRNA ligase, with protein sequence MNFVEELRWRGMIHDIMPGTEEQLQKEMTSGYIGFDPTADSLHIGSMVQIMLLMHFQRCGHKPFALVGGATGMVGDPSGKSQERNLLSEDVIRHNADCIKKQLEKFLVFGDQPNAAQMVNNYDWFGKMGFLEFIRDVGKHITVNYMMGKDSVQKRLETGLSFTEFTYQLVQGYDFYHLYKHNGCRLQMGGSDQWGNIVTGTELIRRKDGGEAFALTSPLVTKADGSKFGKTEEGNVWLDPERTSPYKFAQFWLNSSDEDSVRYIRIFTLLPQEEVLALEKAHAAEPHLRLLQNRIAEEVTSLVHSPEAYRLAMQAADILFGKGTNEQLRELSESQLLSVFEGVPQVELPKSEVEAGLDLLEFLTTKTQIFPSKGEARRMLQSGGVSINKEKVEGDVQVNAGHLLNNRYILAQKGKKNYYLVKVV encoded by the coding sequence ATGAATTTTGTTGAAGAACTCAGGTGGCGCGGCATGATCCACGACATCATGCCCGGAACGGAAGAACAACTCCAGAAGGAAATGACATCCGGTTACATCGGATTTGACCCCACCGCCGATTCATTGCACATAGGCAGCATGGTACAGATCATGTTGCTGATGCATTTCCAGCGCTGCGGCCATAAGCCGTTCGCCCTTGTGGGTGGAGCCACCGGCATGGTGGGTGATCCATCCGGCAAATCCCAGGAACGTAACCTGCTCTCGGAAGATGTGATTCGCCACAATGCGGATTGCATTAAAAAACAGCTGGAGAAATTCCTCGTGTTCGGCGATCAGCCCAATGCAGCACAAATGGTGAACAATTACGATTGGTTCGGGAAGATGGGTTTCCTCGAGTTCATCCGCGATGTGGGCAAGCACATCACCGTGAACTACATGATGGGGAAAGATTCGGTTCAGAAGCGCCTGGAGACCGGCCTGTCTTTTACAGAGTTCACTTACCAGCTGGTGCAGGGTTACGATTTTTATCATCTATACAAACACAACGGTTGCCGCCTGCAGATGGGTGGCTCCGATCAATGGGGCAACATCGTTACCGGCACGGAACTGATCCGCAGGAAAGATGGAGGAGAGGCCTTTGCGCTGACCTCGCCGCTGGTGACCAAAGCCGACGGATCCAAGTTCGGAAAAACCGAGGAAGGCAATGTATGGCTGGATCCCGAACGCACATCACCTTATAAGTTCGCCCAGTTCTGGCTGAACAGTTCCGATGAGGATTCTGTGCGGTACATCCGTATCTTCACCCTCCTGCCACAGGAAGAAGTGCTGGCCCTGGAAAAGGCCCATGCAGCCGAACCACACCTGCGCCTATTGCAAAATCGCATCGCGGAGGAAGTGACTTCACTGGTACATTCACCGGAAGCATATAGGCTTGCCATGCAGGCGGCTGATATCCTGTTCGGGAAGGGCACCAACGAGCAACTCAGGGAACTATCGGAAAGTCAGTTGTTGTCGGTATTCGAAGGTGTGCCCCAGGTGGAGCTGCCCAAGTCGGAAGTGGAAGCCGGCCTGGATCTGCTGGAGTTCCTTACCACCAAAACGCAGATCTTCCCCAGCAAGGGAGAGGCACGCCGGATGCTGCAAAGCGGAGGTGTGTCCATCAACAAGGAGAAGGTGGAAGGCGATGTGCAGGTGAATGCCGGACATTTGCTGAACAACCGTTACATCCTGGCCCAGAAAGGCAAGAAGAACTACTACCTTGTAAAAGTGGTGTAG
- a CDS encoding NAD-dependent epimerase/dehydratase family protein: MILVTGGTGLLGSHLMYDLVNKGYHVRALRRKGSEVHLTREVFSYYCEDPEALFSKIEWVEGDVLDIFALQDALQGVDQVFHCAAMVSFNPSTKSKMMQVNVEGTANMVNLALETGVKKFGYVSSIAALGRAGSDGGVVTEKSEWKPSADNSMYSVSKYYGEREVWRGIAEGLNAYIINPSVIIGPGNWRRGSASLFYKVWDGLRYYTSGINGFVDVRDVSASMIRLMEEDISNERFIISSENCPYKLVFEWMAEVMGKSKASKEAGYIVSEMAWRFESLRSAVTGSKPLITRETARMANRQYFYSNEKIVKTVGMRFIPVEKAVKDTAEIFLRTFMPSMSSQGRNVPA, from the coding sequence ATGATTCTGGTCACAGGAGGTACGGGATTACTGGGCTCTCACCTGATGTATGATCTGGTGAACAAGGGGTACCATGTAAGGGCCTTGCGTCGCAAGGGAAGCGAGGTGCATCTCACACGCGAGGTGTTTTCCTATTACTGTGAGGATCCGGAAGCACTGTTCAGCAAGATCGAATGGGTGGAAGGCGATGTACTTGACATCTTCGCCCTTCAGGATGCCCTCCAGGGTGTGGACCAGGTGTTCCATTGCGCCGCCATGGTTTCTTTCAATCCCTCCACCAAAAGCAAAATGATGCAGGTGAATGTGGAAGGCACAGCCAACATGGTGAACCTGGCACTTGAAACGGGCGTCAAAAAATTCGGCTATGTAAGTTCCATCGCTGCGCTGGGCCGTGCCGGTTCCGACGGTGGTGTGGTAACCGAGAAGAGCGAATGGAAACCTTCCGCAGACAATTCAATGTATTCCGTCAGCAAGTACTACGGGGAACGCGAGGTATGGCGGGGCATTGCGGAAGGACTCAACGCATACATCATCAACCCTTCTGTCATCATCGGGCCTGGCAACTGGCGTCGTGGTAGTGCCAGCCTGTTCTACAAAGTATGGGACGGCCTCCGGTATTACACCTCCGGCATCAACGGCTTTGTGGATGTACGTGACGTAAGTGCTTCCATGATCCGGTTGATGGAAGAAGACATCAGCAACGAGCGCTTCATCATATCTTCCGAAAACTGTCCGTACAAACTGGTGTTCGAATGGATGGCGGAAGTGATGGGGAAAAGCAAGGCCAGCAAAGAAGCAGGATACATTGTAAGCGAGATGGCATGGCGCTTTGAAAGCCTGCGATCAGCTGTCACCGGATCCAAACCGCTGATCACGCGCGAAACAGCCCGGATGGCGAACCGGCAGTACTTCTATTCGAATGAAAAAATCGTAAAAACGGTGGGCATGCGTTTCATTCCTGTTGAGAAGGCGGTGAAAGATACGGCCGAGATCTTCCTGCGTACCTTCATGCCATCCATGTCTTCTCAGGGCAGAAACGTTCCGGCATGA
- a CDS encoding polyprenol monophosphomannose synthase → MPGQPTSDSLVIIPTYNEKDNIRQIIAAVMELDFPFHVLIIDDGSPDGTADIVKQEMKQFPDRLFIEERSGKLGLGTAYIHGFGWALDKGYTYLFEMDADFSHNPKDLLRLRDACCNQGADLAVGSRYCNGVNVVNWPMGRVLMSYYASVYVRFVTGMKIRDTTAGFKCYRDTVLKTIDLNKIRFMGYAFQIEMKFATWKLGFNIVEVPIIFTDRTVGQSKMSRGIFREAIFGVLQMKLKSFFSTYRKKDK, encoded by the coding sequence ATGCCCGGACAGCCGACATCTGACAGCCTGGTCATCATCCCGACTTACAATGAAAAGGACAACATACGCCAGATCATTGCTGCGGTCATGGAGCTCGACTTCCCGTTTCATGTTCTGATTATTGATGACGGGTCCCCTGATGGTACCGCAGACATCGTCAAGCAGGAAATGAAACAATTCCCCGACCGGCTCTTCATCGAAGAAAGATCCGGTAAACTTGGTCTGGGAACGGCCTATATACACGGCTTTGGATGGGCACTCGACAAAGGCTACACCTACCTCTTCGAAATGGATGCGGACTTCTCTCATAATCCAAAAGACCTGCTTCGCCTGCGCGACGCATGTTGCAACCAGGGTGCCGACCTGGCCGTCGGCTCGCGGTACTGCAACGGGGTGAATGTGGTGAACTGGCCCATGGGGCGTGTGCTGATGTCGTACTATGCCTCTGTATATGTTCGTTTCGTTACCGGCATGAAGATCCGTGATACAACCGCGGGCTTCAAATGCTACCGCGATACAGTTCTGAAAACCATTGATCTGAATAAGATCAGGTTCATGGGTTATGCCTTCCAGATAGAAATGAAATTTGCCACCTGGAAACTCGGTTTCAACATTGTGGAGGTTCCCATTATCTTCACCGACCGAACCGTGGGGCAATCCAAGATGTCACGCGGTATTTTCCGGGAAGCGATCTTCGGTGTACTGCAAATGAAACTGAAGAGCTTCTTCTCAACTTATAGAAAGAAAGACAAATAG
- a CDS encoding DUF4296 domain-containing protein, which produces MKHSIRAMAVTALLLGACHEEEEKVLIPAAVIPQDTMTSMMVDIQLVEGAANLNKLPGDQRLHYQAYDFVYEKFHVSRERFDSSFSFYRHHPELMLEIYEEVVDELGRLEVTEAAK; this is translated from the coding sequence ATGAAGCATTCTATCCGGGCCATGGCCGTTACGGCGTTGCTGCTGGGAGCATGCCACGAGGAAGAGGAAAAGGTGCTGATTCCCGCCGCAGTGATTCCACAAGATACCATGACATCCATGATGGTTGATATTCAACTGGTGGAAGGTGCCGCCAACCTGAACAAACTGCCGGGTGATCAACGCCTGCATTACCAGGCCTATGACTTTGTGTACGAAAAGTTCCACGTAAGCCGTGAACGTTTCGACAGCAGCTTTTCATTTTACCGCCATCACCCTGAACTGATGCTGGAAATCTATGAAGAAGTGGTGGATGAACTGGGGCGTCTGGAGGTGACTGAAGCCGCCAAATAA